A single Halodesulfovibrio sp. MK-HDV DNA region contains:
- a CDS encoding AsmA family protein, which produces MNPIAKIILAVAGTLVALLVIAAISLTTLVDPNDYKQEITDAVYDATGRELTFKGDMSLTFFPWFGVSLGEVSMNNPEGFPDEPFASVAQAKASVKVMPLFLRKIEFSDVVLKGLTLNLIENKKSENNWTFVPQKSAPEKSKRRGSIIESSKPKAAKTESMALAALLIESLSITDTNVTYENQREGKKYSIKDLSLTSSAFRAGEAFTLNINGTAVSQKPAIESPFQLTLNAKPSEDFNIIDVTNIDITLEPKGKDLPGGQASIHLNSALTAQLKNQSIIVHKSELSAYETKLNLHGQVSYSNELDVQGHMDLKADYRKIAKALGVSPPQPANDNSELILSMQLKIVPDNIALEDIQGSLSGYPLDGDFQYYFGSTPQLRLRLNAEQLDLDPYIALAKLFQENEKPSKETNKKAKKRTNSSAIKARNNNVELQAEKNIAKSVAPETLAKLNANIDVAINKMVVNNLTISDIKVLGEGKNGVVTINPLRFRIFDGDVNSTVKTDLRGALPVSSIKLTTDKMNLANITKTLTGTEYASGKLFVNASLSAYGVTQETVSTTLNGKATFNATEGILRGLNILPPGALDLLDGSLRKKVESSLTAQPYQVIRGTLFAKNGRISNNDFIMKADELNAKGSGFANLASDSIHYKADLKFDDVPVIPVVINGRLSKPSYGVDMKRFLGSSVEDITKQLLDKDSKDENPLKQLEKGLKNLFK; this is translated from the coding sequence ATGAATCCGATAGCTAAAATTATTCTCGCGGTAGCAGGTACGCTCGTAGCCTTATTGGTTATTGCAGCAATATCCCTCACAACCCTTGTAGACCCTAATGACTACAAGCAAGAAATTACCGATGCCGTCTACGATGCCACAGGCAGAGAATTAACATTCAAGGGTGACATGTCCCTTACATTCTTCCCATGGTTTGGCGTAAGCCTTGGTGAAGTTTCCATGAACAACCCGGAAGGGTTCCCTGATGAGCCGTTTGCCTCTGTCGCACAGGCTAAAGCCAGTGTAAAAGTTATGCCGCTCTTTTTGCGTAAGATTGAATTTTCTGATGTTGTTCTGAAGGGATTAACACTCAATCTTATTGAAAACAAAAAAAGCGAGAACAACTGGACATTCGTACCGCAAAAATCCGCTCCGGAAAAATCCAAACGACGCGGCTCTATTATCGAATCATCAAAACCTAAGGCTGCAAAAACAGAGTCAATGGCTCTTGCCGCCCTGCTTATAGAATCACTGTCCATTACTGACACCAATGTCACATACGAAAATCAGCGCGAAGGGAAAAAATATTCCATTAAAGATCTTTCACTTACTTCTTCCGCATTTCGTGCAGGAGAAGCATTTACGCTGAATATAAATGGAACGGCTGTCTCACAAAAACCAGCCATTGAATCTCCGTTCCAGCTGACACTGAATGCCAAGCCTTCTGAAGACTTTAATATTATTGACGTGACAAATATTGACATAACACTTGAACCAAAGGGCAAAGATTTACCGGGTGGACAGGCAAGCATCCATCTTAATTCCGCTCTTACGGCGCAGCTTAAGAACCAGTCCATTATTGTACATAAGAGTGAACTTTCAGCGTACGAAACCAAGCTGAATCTTCACGGCCAAGTATCCTATTCAAATGAATTAGATGTTCAAGGACACATGGACCTGAAGGCTGACTATCGAAAAATAGCCAAAGCACTTGGCGTATCCCCTCCACAGCCAGCAAACGATAATTCAGAGCTCATACTTTCCATGCAGCTCAAAATTGTTCCTGACAATATTGCACTTGAGGATATTCAAGGAAGTCTGAGTGGATATCCCCTTGATGGTGATTTCCAGTACTATTTCGGCAGCACTCCGCAATTGCGTCTGCGTCTTAACGCGGAACAATTAGACCTTGATCCATATATTGCACTTGCTAAGTTATTTCAGGAAAATGAAAAGCCTAGCAAAGAAACAAATAAAAAAGCAAAGAAACGCACAAACTCTTCTGCAATCAAAGCACGTAATAATAACGTCGAACTTCAGGCTGAAAAAAATATTGCAAAATCAGTCGCACCGGAAACGCTTGCTAAGCTGAATGCAAACATCGATGTAGCCATCAATAAAATGGTCGTTAATAACCTCACTATTTCAGACATTAAAGTTCTGGGCGAAGGTAAAAACGGCGTTGTAACAATCAACCCGCTTCGTTTCCGAATCTTTGACGGTGATGTAAACAGCACTGTGAAAACTGACTTACGCGGTGCGCTGCCAGTATCATCTATAAAGCTGACAACCGATAAGATGAATCTGGCGAACATTACAAAAACACTTACCGGTACCGAGTACGCAAGCGGTAAACTCTTTGTGAATGCATCCCTTTCCGCTTACGGCGTTACACAGGAAACTGTGAGTACAACCTTAAATGGGAAAGCTACATTCAACGCAACAGAGGGTATTCTTAGAGGTCTGAACATCCTCCCTCCAGGCGCTCTTGATCTCTTGGATGGTTCACTGCGCAAAAAAGTTGAAAGCTCTCTTACTGCACAGCCATACCAAGTTATTCGCGGTACCCTGTTTGCTAAGAATGGACGCATCTCAAACAATGACTTTATTATGAAAGCAGATGAGCTGAATGCAAAGGGCAGCGGATTCGCCAATCTTGCATCAGACTCTATCCATTATAAAGCAGATCTCAAATTCGACGACGTTCCGGTTATTCCTGTCGTGATCAATGGCAGGCTTTCGAAGCCATCTTACGGCGTTGATATGAAACGCTTCCTCGGCTCTTCCGTAGAAGACATCACGAAGCAGCTTCTTGATAAAGATAGCAAAGATGAGAACCCACTCAAACAACTCGAAAAGGGTTTGAAAAATCTCTTTAAATAA
- a CDS encoding cobyric acid synthase yields the protein MNNTVTSSTTPSLMLQGTSSNAGKSVLTAALCRILLQDGLSVAPFKSQNMALNSFVTPNGEEIGRAQAVQAAACRLEPDVRMNPVLLKPSSDTGSQVIVMGKPVANMRVKEYMKYKPTAFAHVQTAYDSLASEHDVMVLEGAGSPAEINLKAHDIVNMTMARYAKAKVLLVGDIDRGGVFASLVGTMELLDAWEKDLVAGFILNRFRGDVTLLDPALEFTTNRTGKPFFGVVPYLMQLGLPEEDSVTFKESIGRQLPLRDDALDIVLLDLPHIANFTDVDAFSIEPDVALSVVNSLEHLGNPDCIIIPGSKNTPGDLNWLHQSGLAAAVKNFAEAGGVVTGICGGFQMLGETVSDPASIEYVEQTPSSENIHLHATQQGLGLLPLRTIMGEEKVLTRVTGIHIPTGNTVTGYEIHHGVTESTGSQKMQSVITREDGTIIGFGLAGNHLFQSVWGTYLHGVFDDDNFRRAFINDLRSRKGLTPLQGVQASFSIDPALDRLADTVREALDMKKVYEILGL from the coding sequence ATGAATAATACAGTCACCTCTTCCACCACTCCGTCACTCATGTTGCAGGGCACCAGCTCTAATGCCGGTAAAAGTGTGCTAACAGCCGCACTTTGTCGCATCCTGCTACAGGATGGGCTTTCCGTCGCTCCATTCAAATCTCAGAATATGGCGCTCAATTCTTTTGTAACGCCAAATGGTGAAGAGATTGGGCGCGCGCAGGCTGTACAGGCTGCCGCGTGTCGACTTGAGCCTGATGTACGGATGAACCCTGTATTGCTGAAGCCATCTTCTGATACAGGTTCACAGGTTATCGTAATGGGTAAGCCCGTGGCAAATATGCGTGTGAAGGAATACATGAAGTATAAGCCGACCGCTTTTGCTCATGTGCAGACAGCTTACGATTCTCTTGCTTCAGAACACGATGTGATGGTGCTTGAAGGTGCTGGAAGTCCGGCTGAAATAAATTTGAAAGCGCACGATATCGTGAACATGACAATGGCACGGTATGCAAAAGCAAAAGTGCTGCTTGTGGGTGACATCGATAGAGGCGGCGTATTCGCTTCCCTCGTAGGTACAATGGAATTGCTGGATGCATGGGAGAAAGATTTAGTCGCAGGTTTTATTCTAAACCGTTTTCGTGGTGATGTGACACTGCTTGATCCAGCTCTTGAGTTTACAACAAACCGCACAGGCAAGCCGTTCTTCGGAGTAGTGCCGTACCTGATGCAGCTTGGACTGCCTGAAGAGGATTCCGTAACATTTAAGGAATCAATAGGGCGCCAATTACCCTTACGTGATGATGCTCTCGACATCGTGCTTCTTGATCTTCCTCACATCGCCAACTTCACAGATGTGGACGCCTTTAGCATCGAACCGGATGTGGCGCTGAGTGTTGTAAATTCTCTCGAACACCTTGGCAATCCAGACTGTATTATCATTCCCGGCTCTAAGAATACTCCAGGCGATCTTAATTGGTTGCACCAAAGTGGATTAGCCGCAGCCGTTAAAAATTTTGCCGAAGCCGGTGGTGTTGTGACAGGCATCTGCGGCGGATTCCAAATGCTCGGGGAAACAGTGTCAGATCCCGCGTCCATCGAATACGTGGAGCAAACCCCAAGCTCAGAGAATATTCATCTGCACGCCACACAGCAAGGGCTCGGGCTACTGCCTTTACGCACCATAATGGGCGAAGAAAAAGTTCTTACACGAGTGACAGGCATTCATATCCCAACAGGAAATACCGTAACGGGATATGAGATTCATCACGGTGTGACCGAGTCAACAGGATCGCAAAAAATGCAATCTGTAATAACCCGTGAAGATGGAACAATCATCGGTTTCGGTCTCGCAGGAAATCATCTTTTCCAAAGCGTATGGGGCACCTATCTGCATGGTGTTTTTGACGACGACAATTTCCGCAGGGCGTTCATTAACGATCTGCGCAGCCGTAAAGGTCTTACCCCGTTGCAAGGTGTGCAGGCTTCGTTCTCAATAGATCCAGCGCTCGATCGGCTTGCAGATACCGTCCGCGAAGCTCTCGATATGAAAAAAGTTTACGAGATTCTTGGGTTGTAA
- a CDS encoding PqqD family protein: MSLQKAMACVPVRNLLVEEINRTSKNVTLSFPLRMRPWFSKFTTAFGHEPPEQKKRLELDELGTFCWSLINDKRSVQSIANELTKIYKLHPEEARVAVSQFVRQLGKRGIIGLKEGAR; this comes from the coding sequence TTGTCTTTGCAAAAGGCAATGGCCTGTGTCCCTGTCCGCAATTTACTGGTTGAAGAGATCAACCGTACCTCGAAGAACGTAACACTGTCCTTCCCTCTCCGCATGCGCCCATGGTTCAGCAAATTTACCACGGCCTTCGGTCATGAACCTCCTGAACAAAAAAAACGCCTCGAACTCGATGAGCTCGGGACATTCTGCTGGTCGTTAATTAACGACAAGCGCTCCGTTCAGAGCATTGCAAATGAGCTTACAAAAATCTACAAACTGCATCCGGAAGAAGCCCGTGTTGCAGTCAGCCAGTTCGTCCGGCAACTTGGAAAACGGGGCATCATAGGTTTGAAAGAAGGAGCAAGGTAA
- a CDS encoding PP2C family protein-serine/threonine phosphatase: MRAFLLYLIAFILIYVYNGRICPFVSTLPAWQIGFVVFVPIAIAYMFRVLLFTPLIEKQKIDVQANVVGGMDFCLFVAAGVSMVLFNELVFDFPLMESGGKVFMGTFTIGFFVAIDLALEHNRKVMQVARSMKWSYALPQVYYPITTKFFLFGTITVLLFASLIVAVIARDLYLLSSMTTQVSKGHILLTRQSIIIDIVFIMLVLLGFIINLLYSYSLNLRMLFESQTGVLERVSNGDMDYFVPVMSSDEFGVIAGHTNAMITGLRDRIRMMEGLKVAGEMQQALFPKKQVEFEGLDIAASSIFSDETGGDFFDFVENLGPNQDEMILVLGDGTGHGIGAALLMASTRAYLRMQAEYQHSPAILLSNTNKLLTRDCYGSGRFVTLFCLQISGGAHHVKWASAGHDPAIIYDGNTNEFRELKARGLPLGVLPDADYEEVCCDALTAGEVMVIGTDGIWEAMAPDSEMFGKDRMRDAIRMNHNKSAAEILHAVAEAVRIFQDGEPQLDDITIVVLKADS, encoded by the coding sequence ATGCGTGCCTTTTTACTCTATTTAATCGCCTTCATTCTTATCTATGTTTATAACGGTAGGATATGCCCCTTTGTGTCCACCTTGCCAGCATGGCAGATAGGTTTTGTGGTGTTTGTACCGATTGCTATTGCGTATATGTTCAGGGTGTTACTTTTTACTCCGCTTATTGAAAAACAAAAAATTGATGTGCAGGCAAACGTTGTGGGGGGGATGGACTTTTGCCTGTTCGTTGCGGCTGGTGTCAGCATGGTTTTGTTTAATGAGCTTGTGTTTGACTTCCCGTTGATGGAAAGCGGTGGAAAAGTATTTATGGGGACATTCACCATAGGTTTTTTTGTCGCAATAGACCTTGCATTGGAGCATAACCGAAAGGTTATGCAGGTGGCACGGAGCATGAAATGGTCGTATGCCTTGCCTCAGGTTTATTATCCCATCACAACAAAATTTTTCCTGTTCGGTACAATAACGGTTCTGCTATTTGCTTCATTGATAGTGGCTGTTATCGCACGGGACTTGTACCTGCTTAGCTCCATGACTACTCAGGTCAGCAAGGGGCATATTTTACTGACGCGCCAATCTATTATTATCGACATTGTATTCATTATGCTCGTGCTTCTCGGATTCATTATCAATCTGCTTTATTCGTATTCCCTTAACTTGCGAATGCTATTTGAAAGTCAGACCGGTGTGTTGGAGCGGGTGAGTAATGGGGATATGGATTATTTTGTACCGGTTATGAGTTCTGACGAATTCGGCGTGATTGCAGGGCATACAAATGCGATGATTACAGGGTTACGTGATCGTATTCGCATGATGGAAGGACTTAAAGTCGCAGGTGAAATGCAACAGGCTCTTTTCCCCAAAAAGCAAGTAGAGTTCGAAGGCCTTGATATTGCAGCGAGTTCTATTTTTAGTGATGAAACAGGTGGTGACTTTTTTGACTTTGTGGAGAACCTTGGCCCTAATCAGGACGAGATGATTCTGGTGCTTGGTGATGGCACAGGGCATGGCATCGGTGCAGCGTTGCTTATGGCATCCACAAGAGCATATCTGCGAATGCAGGCTGAGTATCAACATTCCCCCGCAATTCTTCTTTCAAATACGAACAAGTTACTTACGCGTGATTGCTATGGGTCCGGGCGTTTTGTGACGCTGTTCTGTTTGCAGATTTCTGGTGGAGCCCATCATGTTAAATGGGCAAGTGCAGGACATGATCCAGCTATAATTTATGATGGAAACACAAACGAGTTTCGTGAATTAAAAGCGCGCGGTTTGCCTTTAGGGGTTTTGCCCGATGCTGATTACGAAGAAGTATGCTGTGATGCGCTAACTGCTGGTGAAGTCATGGTTATTGGCACAGATGGCATATGGGAAGCGATGGCTCCTGACAGTGAAATGTTCGGTAAAGACCGGATGAGGGATGCGATTCGGATGAATCATAATAAGTCGGCAGCAGAAATTCTGCATGCTGTAGCAGAAGCCGTAAGAATTTTTCAGGATGGAGAACCACAGCTTGATGACATTACAATCGTAGTGCTGAAAGCAGATTCCTAA
- the lepA gene encoding translation elongation factor 4, producing MAKLENIRNFSIIAHIDHGKSTLADRILEITGLVNERDQREQYLDRMDLERERGITIKAQAVRIPYKAKNGEEYVLNLIDTPGHVDFGYEVSRSLAACEGALLVVDSTQGVEAQTLANVYLALDHDHEIVPVLNKIDLPSADIDRVSAEIEESIGLDATEAVGVSAKTGLNVDQVLEAIVDKLPAPKGDREAPLKALIFDSWYDSYQGVIVMFRVFDGSVKKGDKIRLMATHKDYEVTRVGVFSPDMVDMKELSAGEVGFLCATIKDLGDAKVGDTITLANNPATGVIDGFKEVQPMVYCGLYPSESQDYESLKYALEKLQLNDAAFQYEAETSQALGFGFRCGFLGLLHMEIIQERIEREFNIDLIATAPSVIYKVTTVDGETIEVDNPAKLPDPTKTESLYEPFIRCEIHVPDEYVGNVLKLCEEKRGIQQDMKYMTTNRVIITYELPFAEIVYDFFDKLKSYTKGYASMDYEIIDYREANLVKLDMLINGDPVDALATIVHKDNAYHQGRAVALKLKRSIPRQLYEVVVQAAIGQKIIARERNAPLRKNVTAKCYGGDISRKRKLLEKQKAGKKRMKRMGNIELPQEAFLAALKIGDD from the coding sequence ATGGCGAAACTGGAAAACATCCGAAATTTCAGCATTATTGCACACATTGATCATGGTAAATCTACTCTCGCGGACCGTATTCTTGAAATTACGGGGCTTGTAAACGAAAGAGATCAGCGTGAGCAGTATCTTGACCGCATGGACCTCGAACGCGAGCGCGGCATTACCATTAAGGCACAGGCGGTACGAATTCCGTATAAGGCAAAAAACGGTGAAGAATACGTTTTGAACCTGATCGATACTCCGGGTCACGTTGACTTTGGCTACGAAGTATCCCGCTCTCTTGCTGCCTGTGAAGGCGCTTTGCTTGTTGTGGACTCCACACAGGGCGTAGAAGCGCAGACACTGGCTAACGTTTATCTTGCACTGGACCACGATCATGAAATCGTGCCTGTGTTAAATAAAATTGACCTTCCAAGTGCTGACATCGATCGTGTGTCGGCAGAGATTGAAGAAAGTATTGGTCTTGATGCGACTGAAGCTGTTGGCGTAAGTGCTAAAACAGGTTTGAACGTTGATCAGGTACTTGAAGCAATCGTAGACAAGCTTCCAGCTCCAAAAGGGGATCGTGAAGCGCCTTTGAAAGCACTTATCTTTGACTCCTGGTATGATTCATATCAGGGTGTTATTGTTATGTTCCGTGTCTTTGATGGTTCCGTGAAAAAAGGCGATAAAATTCGTCTCATGGCTACTCATAAAGATTACGAAGTTACCCGCGTTGGTGTGTTCAGTCCTGATATGGTTGATATGAAGGAGCTTTCTGCCGGTGAGGTAGGATTCCTTTGTGCGACCATTAAAGATCTGGGCGACGCTAAGGTTGGTGATACCATTACGCTTGCCAATAATCCGGCAACTGGTGTTATTGACGGTTTTAAAGAAGTTCAGCCAATGGTTTACTGTGGGTTGTATCCTTCTGAATCTCAGGATTACGAGAGCCTTAAATACGCACTTGAAAAATTACAGTTAAACGATGCTGCGTTCCAGTATGAAGCAGAAACCTCACAGGCTCTTGGCTTTGGTTTTCGCTGTGGTTTCCTTGGGCTTTTGCACATGGAAATTATCCAGGAACGTATTGAGCGTGAGTTTAATATTGATCTTATCGCAACAGCGCCTTCAGTAATTTACAAGGTTACAACGGTCGACGGTGAGACTATTGAAGTAGATAACCCTGCAAAATTGCCGGACCCTACTAAAACAGAATCATTGTACGAACCGTTTATTCGTTGTGAAATCCACGTACCAGATGAATATGTTGGTAACGTACTGAAGCTATGTGAAGAAAAACGCGGTATTCAGCAAGATATGAAATACATGACGACAAACCGTGTCATCATCACATACGAACTGCCGTTTGCAGAGATCGTGTATGATTTCTTTGATAAATTGAAATCATACACCAAAGGCTATGCTTCGATGGATTATGAGATTATCGATTACCGCGAAGCAAACCTTGTTAAGCTGGATATGCTTATTAACGGCGATCCGGTGGATGCTCTTGCAACCATCGTACATAAAGACAACGCATACCATCAGGGTCGTGCTGTAGCTTTAAAATTGAAGCGCAGTATTCCGCGTCAGTTGTATGAAGTTGTTGTACAGGCTGCGATCGGGCAAAAAATTATTGCTAGAGAACGTAACGCGCCATTGCGTAAAAACGTTACCGCTAAATGTTACGGTGGTGATATTTCCCGTAAGAGAAAACTGCTTGAAAAGCAGAAAGCGGGTAAGAAACGCATGAAACGCATGGGTAACATTGAGTTACCACAGGAAGCGTTCCTTGCTGCTCTTAAGATTGGTGACGATTAG
- the lepB gene encoding signal peptidase I — translation MGNTAGKSGLREYLEALGVALILALIIRSFVVQAFTIPSGSMLQTLQIGDYLLVNKFAYGVRFPFSVKETNPDATSMLSRYSVVQGGEMLSIGDPEREDIVVFEYPRNPSVHYIKRVIGIPGDTIEIRNKVLYRNGRKVDEPYVQHTKVMPGPGDNYGPVIIPAGKYLMLGDNRDESYDSRFWGFVDREAIVGNALIIYWSMDGTRSIRWDRLGMFVQQ, via the coding sequence ATGGGTAATACAGCAGGTAAAAGTGGATTGAGAGAATATTTGGAAGCCCTCGGGGTAGCCCTGATTCTAGCGTTAATTATCCGCTCTTTTGTAGTTCAGGCTTTTACTATTCCGTCAGGCTCCATGCTTCAGACTTTGCAGATTGGTGACTATCTGCTGGTTAACAAGTTTGCCTATGGTGTTCGGTTCCCGTTTTCAGTTAAGGAAACAAATCCCGACGCTACGTCTATGTTGTCGCGTTACTCTGTAGTTCAGGGTGGCGAAATGCTCTCCATAGGCGATCCAGAACGTGAAGACATCGTGGTATTTGAATACCCGAGAAACCCTTCAGTTCATTACATCAAACGTGTCATCGGTATTCCGGGAGACACAATTGAAATCCGTAATAAGGTATTATACCGAAACGGCCGTAAAGTTGATGAACCGTATGTTCAGCATACGAAAGTAATGCCGGGTCCCGGCGACAACTATGGTCCGGTAATTATCCCTGCAGGGAAGTATCTTATGCTCGGTGATAACCGCGACGAATCATACGATTCCCGTTTCTGGGGTTTTGTAGATCGTGAAGCGATTGTCGGTAATGCATTGATCATTTACTGGTCTATGGACGGTACACGCTCTATTCGTTGGGATAGATTAGGTATGTTTGTTCAGCAGTAA
- a CDS encoding methyl-accepting chemotaxis protein — MPLTIRNKLILLIASGLIAITIIGGIGGKTAFQIFSSVESVNTYQDLTKGLADLKSVAEQSILLAMDSIVDKQEGDISAERLAQINDLSTATDEACERITSIAGEKAWLQTAQKAIRKLLHTTEFDLRNLIIDQTKTETRLNNKFNNIANRIEKRSQLLMTMTDSLTRKFADRGALSSVQAEISQLKFSTSKFSNISLKLILKKEDGVSQEAIKDFKTQLYIITSAIDALSMLAFNTEEENLCASMMQTTKALEQDGVIKLPSLLLEWTTTLRDLNVKFEQIDDTLDASGESVLHIIQKEIDNTTTRATELTMESNSIFTGAIWALIIVFSITAIILSVLGTIVIKGVTTPLGRTVNYANSIANGNLESVISYHQKDEIGELVSSIQNMVFMLKKLISEADNMKHEADEKTTMAEKALEQARVAGEQAEIAKQEGIAEAASRLASVVTHITTSANELQNIVENTSSQLGTQNSRLTETAVSMEQMHATVFDVSQNAATTSQHTQAAKEMATHGAETVHKVTEGVTTVQSNFNIMQQGLNELNQHANGIGEIMGVITDIADQTNLLALNAAIEAARAGDAGRGFAVVADEVRKLAEKTMQATHEVGSAVTSIQSGTQHTVQGMHNTTTAVSEVTNLADEAGQNLNEIVNIVQTSSEQVASIAAAAEEQSTASEEINHAVSDVSRVSQEVYESMEVARNTLDTLAQQANELQNIMTGLQNG; from the coding sequence ATGCCCTTGACCATCAGAAACAAACTCATTTTACTTATCGCATCTGGTCTCATTGCAATTACTATCATCGGCGGTATTGGTGGAAAAACTGCATTTCAAATTTTTTCTTCTGTTGAGTCTGTTAATACTTACCAAGACTTAACAAAAGGTCTGGCAGATCTTAAATCAGTAGCTGAACAATCGATCCTATTAGCCATGGACTCCATTGTTGATAAGCAGGAAGGGGATATTTCCGCAGAACGTCTGGCACAGATAAACGATCTATCGACTGCTACCGACGAAGCCTGCGAAAGGATCACATCAATTGCAGGCGAAAAAGCCTGGCTACAAACTGCGCAAAAAGCTATTCGCAAGCTATTACACACAACAGAATTTGATCTGCGCAATTTAATTATTGATCAAACTAAAACAGAAACCAGGCTTAATAATAAATTTAATAACATTGCGAATAGAATCGAAAAGAGAAGCCAACTCCTCATGACAATGACGGATTCTCTTACAAGAAAATTCGCTGATCGAGGCGCGCTTTCCAGCGTGCAAGCAGAGATTTCACAACTCAAATTTTCGACAAGCAAATTTTCTAACATATCTCTCAAACTCATTTTAAAGAAAGAAGATGGAGTTTCCCAAGAAGCGATTAAAGACTTCAAAACACAACTCTATATAATTACATCGGCAATTGATGCCCTTAGCATGCTCGCATTCAATACCGAAGAAGAAAACCTGTGCGCATCAATGATGCAGACTACTAAGGCCCTTGAGCAGGATGGTGTGATCAAGCTTCCTTCACTTCTTTTAGAATGGACTACAACACTCCGCGACCTGAATGTTAAATTTGAGCAAATTGATGATACGTTAGATGCTAGCGGTGAATCAGTTTTGCACATAATTCAGAAGGAAATTGATAACACAACAACGCGTGCTACAGAGTTGACAATGGAATCTAATTCCATCTTCACGGGAGCAATTTGGGCCTTAATTATTGTGTTCTCAATTACTGCTATCATTCTATCTGTTCTTGGTACCATCGTCATAAAAGGCGTTACCACCCCACTAGGGCGTACTGTCAACTATGCCAATTCTATCGCCAATGGTAACCTCGAGTCCGTTATTTCGTATCACCAAAAAGATGAAATCGGTGAACTTGTTTCTTCTATTCAAAACATGGTTTTTATGTTGAAAAAACTTATCTCCGAAGCTGACAATATGAAGCATGAGGCAGATGAAAAAACAACAATGGCTGAAAAAGCTCTTGAGCAAGCCAGAGTTGCCGGGGAACAAGCGGAAATAGCAAAACAGGAAGGTATTGCAGAAGCAGCTTCTCGCCTTGCAAGCGTAGTCACCCATATAACTACATCTGCCAATGAGCTCCAAAATATCGTTGAGAACACGTCCTCACAACTTGGAACACAAAATTCACGTTTAACTGAAACTGCTGTTTCCATGGAACAGATGCACGCCACAGTTTTTGACGTATCTCAGAATGCTGCCACCACTTCACAGCACACTCAGGCAGCCAAGGAAATGGCTACCCACGGTGCCGAAACAGTGCATAAGGTTACTGAAGGTGTTACTACCGTGCAAAGCAATTTCAATATCATGCAGCAAGGTCTTAATGAACTTAACCAGCATGCTAACGGTATCGGTGAAATTATGGGAGTCATCACAGACATTGCCGATCAGACCAACCTCCTAGCTCTCAACGCCGCTATTGAAGCTGCACGAGCTGGAGATGCTGGACGCGGATTTGCTGTGGTTGCTGATGAAGTCCGTAAGCTTGCAGAGAAAACAATGCAGGCCACACATGAAGTTGGCAGTGCTGTCACCTCAATTCAGTCTGGAACGCAACACACCGTTCAAGGCATGCATAACACTACGACTGCGGTTTCAGAAGTTACCAACCTTGCAGACGAAGCCGGTCAAAATCTGAATGAAATTGTTAACATTGTTCAAACTTCCAGTGAACAAGTAGCGTCGATTGCCGCTGCTGCTGAAGAACAATCTACTGCAAGTGAAGAAATCAACCATGCTGTCTCCGATGTTTCAAGAGTTTCTCAAGAAGTATATGAGTCAATGGAGGTTGCACGGAACACTCTCGACACCCTTGCACAGCAGGCAAATGAACTACAAAACATTATGACAGGCCTGCAAAATGGATAG